Proteins from one Xenorhabdus griffiniae genomic window:
- a CDS encoding OsmC family protein codes for MSKELFTATVESVGPLKMKCSSRNFLFHLDEPESLGGKNEAMTPVEALLSAFGACQGMVAKSFASAHKINLIDIKIELEGELDLDGVKGINKNTKIGFSKITSKFYIKADNIEQEIRDFIDFIERNCPIRDTMVNTPEIVTEIYSSR; via the coding sequence ATGTCTAAAGAGTTATTTACTGCAACTGTGGAGTCTGTAGGTCCTCTGAAAATGAAATGTTCCTCACGAAACTTTTTATTTCATTTAGATGAACCGGAAAGTTTGGGAGGAAAAAATGAAGCAATGACGCCGGTAGAAGCATTGCTTTCCGCTTTCGGTGCTTGTCAGGGGATGGTGGCAAAAAGCTTTGCCAGTGCCCATAAAATAAATCTGATCGATATCAAAATAGAACTAGAGGGTGAATTAGATCTTGATGGCGTCAAAGGTATAAATAAAAATACCAAAATTGGTTTTTCCAAAATTACATCAAAATTCTATATTAAAGCAGATAATATCGAACAAGAAATACGAGATTTTATTGATTTTATCGAGAGAAACTGCCCTATTCGCGACACCATGGTCAATACACCTGAAATTGTAACTGAAATTTATTCCTCAAGATAA
- the emrA gene encoding multidrug efflux MFS transporter periplasmic adaptor subunit EmrA, whose product MGNNKVETMPEPLQGAKNNKKRKIILSVVVLFFLFSGAAYLLYWYMVLRFYQSTDNAYVVGNQIQVMSQTHGSVKNIYVDNTDFVQQGDLLLTLDSADAENAFGKSKHALAQAVRETQETILSNPKLQANVELKQLTLDKLKSDLARREKLGKVNVIAVEELDHARKAVDIAKADLKVAIQQYKINQALVMGTPLEKLPNIEKAVSNLRETWLSLQRTKIYAPVSGYVSRRSVQVGAQINQSTPLMIIVPSDQLWVEANFKEVQFTNMRLGQPVKLISDFYGDSVAYQGRITGMDMGTGSAFSILPAQNATGNWIKVVQRLPVRIELDPEQIALNPLRIGLSMHVTVDTRKTEGTTLANKTPQRIIYQTDVLSFDNKEIDEIIEQIIKSNTSHEN is encoded by the coding sequence ATGGGAAATAATAAAGTTGAAACTATGCCTGAGCCACTACAAGGAGCAAAAAATAATAAAAAACGAAAAATAATACTTTCTGTTGTTGTATTATTTTTTTTGTTCTCCGGTGCAGCTTACCTACTTTATTGGTACATGGTATTGCGTTTCTACCAATCAACAGATAATGCTTATGTTGTCGGTAATCAAATTCAAGTTATGTCACAAACCCATGGCAGCGTAAAAAATATTTATGTTGATAACACCGATTTCGTTCAACAAGGCGACCTTCTGTTAACGTTGGATAGCGCTGATGCTGAAAATGCTTTCGGGAAGAGTAAACATGCGTTAGCCCAAGCCGTGCGTGAAACACAAGAAACTATCCTGAGTAACCCCAAGCTTCAGGCTAATGTGGAATTAAAACAGCTGACTTTAGACAAGTTAAAAAGTGATCTGGCAAGGCGGGAAAAATTAGGAAAGGTCAATGTCATTGCTGTTGAAGAGCTGGATCACGCTCGTAAGGCTGTTGATATTGCCAAAGCAGATCTAAAAGTCGCTATACAGCAGTATAAGATTAATCAGGCTTTGGTTATGGGAACACCGCTAGAGAAGCTGCCCAATATAGAAAAGGCGGTATCCAATTTACGTGAAACTTGGTTGTCCCTGCAACGTACTAAAATTTACGCGCCAGTCAGTGGGTATGTATCACGTCGTAGTGTTCAGGTCGGCGCCCAAATCAATCAATCTACGCCCTTGATGATAATTGTCCCTTCTGACCAATTATGGGTTGAAGCGAATTTTAAGGAAGTACAGTTTACTAATATGCGTCTGGGGCAACCCGTCAAATTAATCAGTGATTTTTATGGTGATAGTGTGGCTTATCAGGGACGGATTACGGGTATGGATATGGGAACTGGCAGCGCTTTCTCTATCCTCCCCGCTCAGAACGCGACAGGTAACTGGATTAAAGTGGTACAGCGCCTCCCTGTACGTATTGAATTAGATCCGGAGCAAATTGCCCTTAACCCATTACGAATCGGTTTATCAATGCATGTAACTGTTGATACGAGAAAAACAGAAGGGACAACTCTGGCTAACAAAACTCCGCAACGGATTATTTATCAGACTGATGTGCTCTCATTCGATAATAAAGAAATAGATGAAATTATTGAACAAATCATAAAAAGCAATACCAGTCATGAAAATTAA
- a CDS encoding DHA2 family efflux MFS transporter permease subunit, with translation MELLSVSQRWWLILSLAIIAFLQILDLTIANVALSTIAGDLGSSVSQGTWVITSFGVANAISIPLTGWLAKRVGEVRLFVISTVLFIISSWLCGISNSLEMLIITRIIQGAVSGPIIPLSQSLLLANFPKSQHSMALAIWSMTVIIAPVCGPILGGWISDNVHWGWIFLINVPIGLVAIFITYLLLNKRETKTEIIPVDTVGLVLLVVGVGCLQLMLDRGKELDWFNSNEIIALAIIATIGIILFVIWELTDDNPIVDLSLFKSRNFTVGTICISLAFLLHIGVLVLQPQLLQTVFGYTATWAGFALAPLGILPIFLAPVIGRFGAKIDMRYLVTLSFIVFSFCFFWRAHTFESGMDFSSAAWPQFVQGIAIACFIMPLNVIILSDIPQEKIASAGSLFNFFRTLAISIGTSLTNTLWSRREAVHHSQLTENITQNNVLVDLAYQDIKLLGLSDLQATIFLAKKITNQSLILAANEIFWLFGFIFLALILILWLSRSNLSPK, from the coding sequence ATGGAACTTTTATCAGTCAGCCAGCGCTGGTGGTTAATCCTGTCCCTGGCGATTATCGCTTTTCTGCAAATTTTGGATTTGACGATTGCTAACGTAGCATTGTCAACCATTGCCGGTGATCTTGGATCATCTGTGTCACAAGGCACTTGGGTTATCACGTCATTTGGTGTTGCTAATGCGATCTCTATCCCTTTGACGGGTTGGTTGGCAAAACGAGTGGGGGAAGTGCGACTGTTTGTCATTTCGACCGTGCTTTTCATTATTTCTTCTTGGTTATGTGGCATCTCCAATAGCCTTGAAATGCTCATTATTACCCGAATTATACAAGGCGCGGTTTCAGGCCCTATCATCCCCTTATCACAAAGTTTGTTGCTGGCAAATTTTCCTAAGTCTCAACACAGTATGGCTTTGGCCATTTGGTCTATGACCGTCATTATAGCCCCAGTTTGTGGGCCTATCCTCGGTGGATGGATTAGTGATAACGTCCACTGGGGATGGATTTTCTTAATCAACGTTCCCATTGGTTTGGTCGCTATTTTTATTACTTATTTACTGTTAAATAAGCGCGAAACCAAAACTGAAATTATTCCGGTTGATACAGTGGGCTTGGTTCTACTCGTTGTCGGTGTTGGCTGCTTACAACTGATGTTAGACAGGGGGAAGGAGCTAGATTGGTTTAATTCCAATGAGATCATCGCACTGGCTATCATTGCCACGATAGGTATCATCCTGTTTGTCATTTGGGAACTGACTGATGATAACCCGATTGTTGATTTATCCCTGTTTAAATCTCGTAACTTTACGGTAGGCACGATTTGTATCAGTTTGGCATTTCTATTGCACATTGGTGTCTTAGTCTTACAACCCCAGTTACTACAGACAGTTTTTGGTTACACCGCTACTTGGGCAGGGTTTGCATTAGCGCCTCTGGGCATCCTTCCCATTTTTCTGGCTCCGGTTATTGGCCGCTTTGGTGCCAAAATTGATATGCGTTATTTAGTCACCCTTAGCTTTATTGTCTTCTCTTTTTGCTTTTTTTGGCGGGCGCATACTTTTGAGTCTGGGATGGATTTTTCCAGCGCAGCATGGCCACAGTTTGTACAGGGAATAGCGATTGCCTGTTTTATTATGCCACTCAACGTGATTATTTTATCTGATATCCCTCAGGAAAAGATCGCTTCGGCAGGCAGCTTGTTTAACTTCTTTCGAACCCTGGCGATATCGATAGGTACATCGTTAACCAATACATTGTGGTCGCGCCGTGAGGCTGTTCACCATTCTCAGCTCACTGAAAACATCACACAAAATAACGTCCTTGTTGATTTAGCTTATCAAGATATCAAGCTGCTGGGATTGTCTGACCTACAGGCAACTATTTTTCTCGCGAAGAAAATTACTAACCAGAGTTTAATTCTGGCAGCTAACGAAATTTTCTGGCTCTTTGGTTTTATTTTTCTGGCACTCATTTTGATTCTTTGGTTGTCCAGATCGAATTTATCACCTAAATGA
- a CDS encoding helix-turn-helix transcriptional regulator, with the protein MLSNIQAAPKVIRQYKHATSELNFIYNVSTEWHQHPCIQLSLSLHSHELLTLSIQDKIHSSHGFLIRSNVMHKLDSSNTCSITLLIEPIDEHYHLFSHLTEDLAVISLGYDDIVAVTDYLIKSFLCGEKPDTFTIYLLLSPYLPCHCQFDKRILKAVTFIESLSVKRISSRQVADKIYLSESRFLHLFRDQVGINFRAYLLWLRLSDAIEEIYMTDSLTLVANNCGFSDTAHFSRTCKMAYGIRPSDLKHIIQQNLQFDCNTAQCRYNINKQAIHNIAERQNHHEKEANPRII; encoded by the coding sequence ATGCTATCAAATATTCAAGCTGCCCCTAAGGTTATCCGGCAATATAAACATGCTACTAGTGAATTAAACTTTATTTACAATGTATCAACTGAATGGCACCAACATCCCTGTATTCAACTCAGTCTATCTTTACATAGTCATGAATTGCTCACCTTATCAATACAGGATAAGATTCATTCCTCTCATGGTTTTCTTATTCGTTCAAATGTGATGCATAAGCTGGATTCATCCAATACTTGTAGCATTACATTGCTCATTGAACCGATCGATGAGCACTACCATTTATTTAGCCATCTCACGGAGGATCTGGCAGTTATTTCGCTGGGGTATGATGACATTGTGGCTGTAACGGATTATCTCATTAAGTCGTTTCTTTGTGGTGAAAAACCTGACACATTTACTATTTACTTGTTACTTAGCCCATATCTGCCATGCCATTGTCAGTTTGATAAACGTATTTTAAAAGCGGTTACGTTTATCGAATCGCTATCCGTAAAGCGGATTTCATCCCGTCAGGTCGCTGATAAAATTTACCTTTCTGAAAGCCGTTTTTTACATCTTTTTCGCGATCAAGTGGGAATTAATTTCCGCGCTTACTTGCTATGGTTACGTTTAAGTGATGCTATTGAAGAAATTTATATGACCGATTCTTTAACATTGGTTGCTAATAACTGCGGTTTTTCTGATACAGCTCATTTTAGTCGGACGTGCAAAATGGCATATGGAATACGCCCTTCTGACCTTAAACATATAATCCAACAAAATCTACAGTTCGACTGTAACACTGCGCAATGCCGCTATAACATCAATAAACAAGCAATACATAATATTGCTGAGAGACAAAACCATCATGAAAAAGAAGCCAATCCCCGAATCATTTAG